The Granulicella sibirica genome has a segment encoding these proteins:
- a CDS encoding glutamine synthetase family protein, translated as MSSEFRNFLELSYEELEELNLQAKDQRKKRVAPGIIQEERLKYLTDEKTIKAVTVVFSDLEGRLHMLDYDKKFLVKSYDNLTFDGSSIRGFTAQRESDLRLAIDWAAFYWVPADVFGAGKVLVFGEVIDKNGEFYSGDIRGVLKNFSNEMFDTNGWTLNAANEIEGFLFEGVDAERSFHETGSFEYVNSGGYYHSLPGDPLREFIDTTAEVQRAMGFENEKDHPEVAPSQFEINYTYGDVVTAADQIQLYKLICRQVATQMGMTASFLPKPVTGVNGSGMHTNVSITKNGKNLFWDPKGEEKISKMAWAFTDRILTAGTDLCLVMNASVNAYRRLDPHFEAPNQIKASATDRGSMVRIPIGNEKSSRVEVRSVGPDANPYMVLYAIFKTGLQGETAKIKNLRQADRYLPDNVYTAIDDFRKAPWTSSLFGDDVKGRYADLKQASADRCPRLLGTIVKAPEVQFHHDVYNQLLWGKF; from the coding sequence ATGTCGAGCGAATTTCGCAATTTTCTTGAGTTGTCCTACGAAGAGCTGGAAGAGCTTAATCTGCAGGCAAAAGATCAGCGCAAGAAGCGCGTGGCTCCGGGGATCATCCAGGAAGAGCGATTGAAGTACCTGACCGATGAGAAGACGATCAAGGCTGTGACGGTCGTGTTTTCGGATCTCGAAGGCCGTCTGCACATGCTGGACTATGACAAGAAGTTCCTGGTGAAGAGCTACGACAACCTGACGTTCGACGGCTCGTCGATTCGCGGGTTTACGGCGCAGCGGGAGAGCGATCTGCGCCTGGCGATCGACTGGGCGGCGTTTTACTGGGTGCCGGCTGATGTGTTTGGGGCGGGCAAGGTGCTGGTGTTCGGCGAGGTCATCGACAAGAACGGCGAGTTCTACTCGGGTGATATTCGCGGTGTGCTCAAGAACTTCTCGAACGAGATGTTCGATACGAATGGCTGGACGCTGAATGCGGCGAACGAGATCGAAGGCTTTCTGTTCGAAGGCGTCGATGCGGAGCGGTCGTTCCATGAGACGGGCAGCTTCGAATACGTCAACAGCGGCGGCTACTACCACTCGCTGCCGGGCGATCCGCTTCGGGAGTTCATCGACACAACCGCGGAAGTGCAGCGGGCGATGGGCTTCGAGAATGAGAAGGACCATCCCGAGGTTGCGCCTTCGCAGTTCGAGATCAATTACACGTATGGCGATGTCGTCACGGCGGCCGATCAGATTCAGCTCTACAAGCTGATCTGCCGGCAGGTGGCCACGCAGATGGGCATGACGGCGAGCTTCCTTCCGAAGCCGGTAACGGGCGTGAACGGAAGCGGCATGCATACGAACGTTTCGATCACGAAGAACGGGAAGAACCTTTTCTGGGATCCGAAGGGCGAGGAGAAGATCTCGAAGATGGCGTGGGCGTTCACGGATCGCATCCTGACGGCCGGCACCGATCTTTGCCTGGTGATGAATGCTTCGGTGAATGCGTATCGCCGGCTTGATCCTCACTTCGAGGCTCCGAACCAGATCAAGGCTTCGGCTACGGATCGTGGGTCGATGGTTCGTATTCCGATCGGTAACGAGAAGTCTTCGCGCGTCGAGGTTCGGTCGGTTGGGCCGGATGCGAACCCCTACATGGTGCTGTACGCGATCTTCAAGACCGGGCTGCAGGGTGAGACGGCGAAGATCAAGAACCTGCGTCAGGCGGATCGGTATCTGCCCGACAACGTGTACACGGCGATTGACGACTTCCGGAAGGCGCCGTGGACTTCTTCGCTTTTTGGAGACGATGTGAAGGGGCGGTATGCGGACCTAAAGCAGGCTTCCGCGGATCGTTGTCCGCGTCTGCTGGGAACGATCGTGAAGGCGCCTGAGGTGCAGTTCCACCATGATGTTTACAACCAGCTGCTCTGGGGCAAGTTCTAA
- the mdh gene encoding malate dehydrogenase → MRKKVTIVGAGNVGATAAHWIAAKELADVVLIDVVEGVPQGKALDLLQAMPIEKRDCTILGTNDYADTAGSDVVVITAGIPRKPGMSRDDLLMTNFKIMSDVVGKVVAQSPDTIIIVVSNPLDAMAQAAFKAAGFPRERVIGMAGVLDSARFRTFIAEELQVSVENVTAFVLGGHGDTMVPLSRYSTMAGIPITELIAPERLKELETRTANGGAEIVKHLKTGSAYYAPSAAAVEMVEAILKDKKKILPCAAYLQGEYGISGLYVGVPCKLGSKGLEKIIEIKLTAEEQAALQKSADSVKELCTVIGVA, encoded by the coding sequence ATGCGGAAGAAGGTCACGATCGTTGGGGCGGGTAATGTTGGGGCTACAGCAGCGCATTGGATTGCGGCCAAGGAGCTTGCGGATGTGGTGCTGATCGATGTGGTCGAAGGCGTGCCGCAGGGTAAGGCGCTCGATCTGCTGCAGGCGATGCCGATCGAGAAACGGGATTGTACGATCCTCGGCACCAATGACTATGCGGATACGGCTGGGTCGGATGTGGTGGTGATTACCGCGGGGATTCCGCGTAAGCCGGGTATGAGCCGCGACGACCTGTTGATGACGAACTTCAAGATCATGTCGGATGTTGTTGGTAAGGTGGTCGCACAGTCGCCGGATACCATCATCATCGTGGTTTCGAATCCGCTGGATGCGATGGCGCAGGCCGCGTTCAAGGCTGCGGGTTTTCCGCGTGAGCGCGTGATCGGGATGGCTGGTGTGCTGGATTCGGCGCGGTTCCGGACGTTTATCGCGGAGGAGTTGCAGGTTTCCGTTGAGAACGTGACGGCCTTTGTGCTGGGCGGGCATGGGGACACGATGGTCCCGCTCTCGCGCTACTCGACGATGGCGGGAATTCCGATTACGGAGCTGATTGCTCCGGAGCGCTTGAAGGAGCTGGAGACGCGCACGGCGAATGGCGGAGCGGAGATTGTGAAGCACCTGAAGACGGGGTCGGCTTACTATGCGCCTTCGGCTGCGGCTGTCGAGATGGTCGAGGCGATTCTGAAGGATAAGAAGAAGATCCTGCCTTGCGCGGCTTATCTGCAGGGCGAGTATGGGATCTCGGGGCTGTATGTCGGGGTGCCTTGCAAGCTTGGATCGAAGGGGCTGGAGAAGATTATCGAGATCAAGCTTACGGCGGAGGAGCAGGCTGCGCTGCAGAAGTCGGCTGACTCGGTGAAGGAGCTTTGCACGGTGATTGGGGTGGCTTAG
- a CDS encoding dipeptidase, with amino-acid sequence MTSPTPEEVHRSALVLDCHADTPQRFVDENWSFTDGVGTGQLSLDTARAGGLAGEIFALWVDPDQWPGRFAHRAFSLLDGLLEQIRLHPNDLQLCLTPDDILTAKAANRFAAVIAIEGGHAIENDLGLLRLFHRLGVRCMTLTWSNSNEWADSSGDIDDPAIPHHGGLTPFGREVIAEMNRLGIIIDVSHVSDATFWDVLRTTRAPIIASHSSSRVLTQAPRNLTDEMLRALATANGVAMVNFFPAFIDENWRQAWNAQREERVAAHAILEKQYEGTPVPFHASNKLDRDFAARIGRAPFDSLIDHFMHMIDVAGIDHVGIGTDFDGIPQPPDGIDTAADLPKFTAALMARGCSAEDMHKLLGGNLMRVFRDIQFAAS; translated from the coding sequence GTGACCAGCCCGACCCCCGAAGAAGTCCACCGCTCCGCTCTCGTTCTCGACTGCCACGCCGACACCCCCCAGCGCTTCGTAGACGAGAACTGGTCCTTCACCGATGGGGTCGGCACTGGCCAACTCTCCCTCGACACCGCCCGCGCCGGAGGTCTCGCCGGCGAGATCTTCGCCCTATGGGTCGACCCCGACCAGTGGCCCGGACGCTTCGCCCACCGCGCCTTTTCCCTCCTCGACGGACTCCTCGAACAGATACGTCTCCACCCCAACGACCTCCAACTCTGCCTCACCCCCGACGACATCCTCACCGCCAAAGCCGCCAACCGCTTCGCCGCCGTCATCGCCATCGAAGGCGGTCACGCCATCGAGAACGACCTCGGCCTGCTCCGCCTCTTCCATCGTCTTGGCGTGCGTTGCATGACCCTCACCTGGTCCAACTCCAACGAGTGGGCTGACTCCTCCGGCGACATCGACGACCCCGCCATCCCCCACCACGGCGGCCTCACCCCCTTCGGTCGCGAAGTCATCGCCGAGATGAACCGCCTCGGCATCATCATCGACGTCTCCCACGTCTCCGACGCCACCTTCTGGGACGTCCTTCGCACCACCCGCGCCCCGATCATCGCCTCCCACTCCTCCTCCCGCGTCCTGACGCAAGCCCCCCGCAACCTCACCGACGAGATGCTCCGCGCCCTCGCCACCGCCAACGGCGTAGCCATGGTCAACTTCTTCCCAGCCTTCATCGACGAGAACTGGCGTCAGGCCTGGAACGCCCAGCGCGAGGAGCGCGTCGCCGCCCACGCCATCCTCGAGAAGCAATACGAAGGCACTCCGGTCCCCTTCCACGCCTCGAACAAACTCGACCGCGACTTCGCCGCCCGCATAGGCCGCGCCCCCTTCGACTCCCTCATCGACCACTTCATGCACATGATCGACGTAGCTGGCATCGACCACGTCGGCATAGGCACCGACTTCGACGGCATCCCCCAGCCGCCCGACGGCATCGACACCGCCGCCGACCTACCCAAATTCACCGCCGCCCTCATGGCCCGGGGCTGCTCCGCCGAGGACATGCACAAGCTCCTCGGCGGCAACCTCATGAGAGTCTTCCGCGACATCCAATTCGCCGCATCCTGA
- the fliD gene encoding flagellar filament capping protein FliD: MATVGLNFGSATSGTGFDVSTTVSSILAIQGAIETPWKNQLATLQAQDTVLTTLGTDLSTLTTSIQSLTDITGVLASKQGSSSNTNVVALASADATATAGSHTVVVNSLATTASEYSDLVTDSSAVLSGSITIAGTTITIGSSNNTLASLAASINAADLGVNASVITDSTGSRLSLVSSTGGSAGQSLISGISGSLTYTTTSNTTPATLDLNAGQTGVNASLTVDGVNISSATNTITGAIPGVTFQALATGSSQIAIANDNSSVESAVSSFVTAYNAVIKDINGQEGNDATGAAEPLYGSPTLATVQSQLQSALSGGGGSGSITSIAQLGLSVNNDGTLTLNNATLDTTLNTSYSDVAGFLQNSGSFGQTVSSALNNLGTQAPDGLVYLAQQQNTSEEASLNASITKEDAVLATQKISLTNELNTANQILQSIPSQLNEINEIYSAVTGYNNQNG; this comes from the coding sequence ATGGCAACAGTTGGACTCAACTTCGGATCTGCCACCAGCGGAACAGGTTTCGACGTCAGCACCACCGTCTCTTCCATCCTGGCCATCCAGGGCGCCATCGAGACGCCGTGGAAGAACCAGCTCGCCACGCTTCAGGCACAGGACACGGTCCTCACCACGCTCGGGACCGATCTCTCGACCCTCACCACCAGCATTCAATCCCTCACCGATATCACCGGCGTCCTCGCCAGCAAGCAGGGATCGAGTTCCAACACCAACGTCGTCGCTCTCGCCAGCGCCGACGCCACCGCCACCGCCGGTAGCCACACCGTCGTCGTCAACTCCCTCGCCACCACCGCCAGTGAATACTCCGACCTCGTCACCGACTCGAGCGCCGTCCTCAGTGGATCCATCACCATCGCGGGAACCACCATCACCATCGGCAGCTCCAACAACACCCTCGCCAGCCTCGCCGCCTCCATCAACGCGGCGGATCTCGGCGTTAATGCCAGCGTCATTACCGACTCCACCGGCTCCCGCCTCTCACTCGTCAGCAGCACCGGCGGCTCCGCTGGACAGTCCCTCATCTCCGGCATCTCAGGTTCCCTCACCTACACCACAACCTCGAACACCACACCGGCGACGCTCGACCTCAACGCCGGCCAGACCGGCGTCAACGCAAGCCTCACCGTCGACGGGGTCAACATCTCCAGCGCCACCAACACCATCACCGGAGCCATCCCCGGCGTCACCTTTCAGGCCCTCGCCACCGGCTCCAGCCAGATCGCCATCGCCAACGACAACTCCTCCGTGGAATCCGCCGTCTCTTCCTTCGTCACCGCCTACAACGCCGTCATCAAGGACATCAACGGCCAGGAAGGAAACGACGCCACCGGCGCAGCCGAGCCCCTCTACGGCAGCCCCACTCTCGCCACCGTCCAGAGCCAGCTCCAGTCCGCGCTCTCCGGCGGGGGAGGCAGCGGAAGCATCACCAGCATCGCCCAGCTTGGCCTCTCGGTGAACAACGATGGCACCCTCACCCTTAACAACGCCACCCTCGACACCACGCTCAACACCAGCTACTCCGATGTCGCCGGCTTCCTTCAGAACAGCGGCAGCTTCGGCCAGACTGTCTCCTCCGCGCTCAACAACCTTGGCACCCAGGCCCCGGACGGCCTCGTCTACCTCGCCCAGCAGCAAAACACCTCGGAAGAGGCCAGCCTCAACGCCAGCATCACCAAGGAAGATGCTGTTCTCGCCACCCAGAAGATCTCGCTCACCAACGAGCTCAACACGGCCAACCAGATCCTACAGTCCATCCCATCGCAGCTCAACGAAATCAACGAGATCTACAGCGCCGTCACTGGCTACAACAACCAGAACGGCTAA
- a CDS encoding peptidylprolyl isomerase, translating to MPTKPGTYATFKTSEGTVVCELFEQDAPETVANFIGLAEGTKEWNSRSKKGAKLYDGTVFHRVIPQFMIQGGDPEGTGMGGPGYKFADETKGSKHGFQQKGKLAMANAGPNTNGSQFFITVADTSWLTGKHTIFGEVVEGYDVVEKISKVSKDHMDRPKTPVVLESVTIERVA from the coding sequence ATGCCAACCAAGCCCGGCACCTACGCCACATTCAAAACGTCTGAAGGAACCGTCGTCTGCGAGCTCTTCGAGCAGGACGCTCCCGAGACCGTCGCCAACTTCATCGGGCTCGCCGAAGGAACCAAGGAGTGGAACAGCCGCAGCAAGAAGGGCGCCAAGCTCTACGACGGAACCGTCTTCCATCGCGTGATTCCCCAGTTCATGATTCAGGGCGGCGATCCCGAAGGCACCGGCATGGGCGGCCCCGGCTATAAATTCGCCGACGAGACCAAGGGCTCGAAGCACGGCTTCCAGCAGAAGGGCAAGCTCGCCATGGCCAACGCCGGCCCCAACACCAACGGCAGCCAGTTCTTCATCACCGTCGCCGACACCAGCTGGCTCACCGGCAAGCACACCATCTTCGGTGAAGTCGTCGAAGGTTACGACGTCGTCGAGAAGATCTCCAAGGTCTCCAAGGACCACATGGACCGCCCCAAGACCCCCGTGGTCCTCGAATCGGTCACCATCGAACGCGTCGCATAA
- a CDS encoding ABC transporter ATP-binding protein, translated as MPERLRPLVPYLKRYWKHLAWGGVAVVLYNTIKVLLPLVIGHAIDDMQHGMTESKVMHHALRLIVVAVLSAVFLYITRQVIIGASREIEFDLRNDLFANLERQPASFYHAHRTGDIMARTTNDLNAVRQLLGPAIMYSANTLVFTAAALPFMYRISPRLTLFAVVPLPIASVIVQYFGARIHTRFERIQAMFSEISAKAQENFSGARLIRAFAQEEAEIAKFETANLEYIKRSLYLVRLMAMLWPTLEFVLGLSLMITLLVGGHEVIAHHISVGQFTSFNVYMVQLTWPMIAIGWVVNLFQRGTASVVRIDELLKQVPAIQDDPLLVKVKEAIAGEIELRGLTFAYGNGPAVLKEIDLKIPAGSSLAVVGPTGSGKSTLVGLIARLHDAKAGMVLIDGAPIREYSLEALRKSIGFVPQETFLFSTTIRQNIAFGAADASDERVQDAATVAHIRTEILEFPKGFDTVVGERGLTLSGGQKQRTSIARAVLRDPSILILDDALASVDTYTEEQILGGLKRVMQGRTTVLISHRVSTARNADQIAVLADGRIVELGTHDELIARNGYYTELFEKQMLEEELAVTG; from the coding sequence ATTCCTGAACGGCTGCGGCCCCTTGTCCCTTACCTGAAGCGCTACTGGAAGCATCTTGCCTGGGGCGGGGTCGCGGTCGTTCTGTACAACACGATCAAGGTATTGCTGCCGCTTGTGATCGGTCATGCGATCGACGACATGCAGCATGGGATGACCGAATCGAAGGTGATGCACCACGCACTTCGGCTGATCGTGGTTGCGGTGCTTTCGGCGGTGTTTCTTTACATCACACGGCAGGTCATTATCGGGGCTTCGCGGGAGATCGAGTTCGATCTGCGGAATGACCTGTTCGCGAATCTTGAGCGGCAGCCGGCCAGTTTTTATCATGCGCACCGGACGGGCGACATCATGGCCCGGACGACGAACGACCTGAACGCGGTGCGGCAGTTGCTTGGACCGGCGATCATGTACAGCGCGAACACGCTGGTGTTTACGGCGGCGGCGCTGCCGTTCATGTACCGGATCAGCCCACGGCTTACGTTGTTCGCGGTGGTGCCGCTGCCGATCGCTTCGGTGATCGTCCAGTACTTCGGGGCGCGGATTCATACGCGGTTCGAGCGGATCCAGGCGATGTTCTCGGAGATCTCGGCGAAGGCGCAGGAAAACTTCTCCGGGGCTCGGCTGATTCGGGCATTCGCGCAGGAAGAGGCGGAGATCGCGAAGTTCGAGACGGCGAACCTCGAGTACATCAAGAGGAGCCTGTACCTGGTTCGGCTGATGGCGATGCTCTGGCCGACGCTTGAGTTTGTGCTCGGGCTGTCGTTGATGATTACGCTGCTGGTGGGTGGGCACGAGGTGATCGCGCACCATATATCGGTGGGGCAGTTCACGTCGTTCAACGTGTACATGGTGCAGTTGACGTGGCCGATGATCGCGATTGGATGGGTTGTCAACCTGTTTCAGCGAGGGACGGCTTCGGTGGTGCGGATCGACGAGCTGCTGAAGCAGGTTCCGGCGATCCAGGATGATCCTTTACTCGTGAAAGTGAAGGAGGCGATTGCTGGCGAGATCGAGCTGCGCGGGTTGACGTTTGCCTATGGCAACGGACCGGCGGTGCTGAAAGAGATCGACCTGAAGATTCCGGCTGGGAGCAGCCTTGCGGTGGTTGGGCCTACGGGGTCGGGCAAGTCGACGCTGGTTGGGTTGATTGCTCGTCTGCACGATGCGAAGGCGGGGATGGTGCTGATCGACGGAGCGCCGATTCGCGAGTACTCCCTCGAGGCGTTACGGAAGAGCATTGGATTCGTGCCGCAGGAGACGTTTTTGTTTTCGACGACGATCCGGCAGAATATTGCGTTCGGGGCGGCGGATGCTTCGGATGAGCGGGTGCAGGACGCGGCGACCGTCGCGCATATACGGACGGAGATCCTGGAGTTCCCGAAGGGGTTCGATACGGTGGTGGGGGAGCGTGGGTTGACGCTTTCTGGGGGGCAGAAACAGAGGACTTCGATCGCGCGGGCGGTGCTGCGGGATCCGAGTATCTTGATTCTCGATGATGCGCTGGCGAGCGTGGATACTTACACGGAAGAGCAGATCCTGGGCGGGTTGAAGAGGGTGATGCAGGGGAGGACTACGGTGCTGATCTCGCACCGGGTGTCGACGGCCCGGAATGCGGATCAGATTGCTGTGCTTGCGGATGGGCGGATCGTGGAGCTGGGGACACACGATGAGTTGATCGCGCGGAACGGGTACTATACGGAGCTATTCGAGAAGCAGATGCTCGAGGAAGAACTGGCGGTTACGGGGTAG
- a CDS encoding peptidylprolyl isomerase, translating to MLLNISTSLRLLTALAVTCAIPTFAQTTPDTPQQQTPPPANDLPDSPSAVAHLVAPAVPTGPTAVIDTTMGRLTCRFFSKEAPIATANFVGLATGTKEWVDENEKKHRTRFYDGTTFHRVIPDFMIQGGDPKGDGTGDPGYFFQDETDPGILFDVPGRLAMANSGPGPTGQGTNGSQFFVTEVPTPHLNGKHTIFGQCDPASVAIVTSITHVDRDANDKPRTPILITHVTIVPEGQPLPPAPAAPATPALPPTVPH from the coding sequence ATGCTGTTGAACATCTCGACTTCGCTCCGCCTGCTCACTGCACTCGCCGTCACCTGCGCCATCCCCACCTTCGCCCAGACGACCCCCGACACACCCCAGCAGCAAACCCCGCCCCCCGCAAACGATCTCCCCGACTCCCCCAGCGCCGTCGCTCACCTCGTAGCCCCCGCCGTGCCCACAGGTCCCACTGCCGTCATCGACACCACCATGGGCCGCCTCACCTGCCGTTTCTTCAGCAAGGAAGCTCCCATCGCCACGGCCAACTTCGTCGGCCTCGCCACCGGCACGAAGGAATGGGTCGACGAAAACGAAAAGAAGCACCGCACCCGCTTCTACGACGGAACCACCTTCCACCGCGTCATCCCCGACTTCATGATCCAGGGCGGCGACCCGAAGGGTGACGGCACCGGCGACCCCGGCTACTTCTTCCAGGACGAGACCGACCCCGGCATCCTCTTCGACGTCCCCGGCCGCCTCGCCATGGCCAACTCCGGCCCCGGACCCACCGGCCAGGGCACCAACGGCAGCCAGTTCTTCGTCACCGAGGTCCCCACCCCTCACCTCAACGGCAAACACACCATCTTCGGTCAGTGCGACCCCGCCTCCGTCGCCATCGTCACCTCCATCACCCACGTGGACCGCGACGCCAACGACAAGCCCCGCACCCCCATCCTCATCACCCACGTCACCATCGTGCCCGAGGGCCAGCCTCTACCCCCGGCACCCGCCGCACCGGCGACCCCGGCCCTGCCTCCCACGGTACCTCACTGA
- a CDS encoding carbon-nitrogen hydrolase, which produces MSSNKKVIGLIQMSMGNDPAANLDKAADRVREAARQGANLICLPELFNAQYFCQREDHDLFALAESIPGRSTDRLSAVVREEKIVLVASLFERRAPGLYHNTAAILDHAATGKDNINGIYRKMHIPDDPLYYEKFYFTPGDLGFKSLTTSQGQVGTLVCWDQWYPEAARVTSLKGAEVLFFPTAIGWHPSEKEEYGAPQYDAWRTMQRAHAIANGVFVGAVNRVGHEGGNVILDGVLHPGPEGAGLEFWGGSFIADPFGRILAEASHTEEAILIAEVDPKLSEITRQHWPFLRDRRIDAYGGITSRFLD; this is translated from the coding sequence ATGTCCTCGAACAAGAAAGTAATCGGCCTCATCCAGATGTCCATGGGCAACGACCCCGCCGCCAACCTCGATAAAGCCGCCGACCGTGTCCGCGAAGCCGCCCGCCAGGGCGCGAACCTCATCTGTCTCCCTGAGCTCTTCAACGCCCAGTATTTCTGCCAGCGCGAAGACCACGACCTCTTCGCCCTCGCCGAGTCCATCCCCGGCCGCAGCACTGACCGCCTCTCCGCCGTCGTCCGCGAAGAGAAGATCGTCCTCGTAGCGAGCCTCTTCGAGCGCCGCGCACCCGGCCTCTACCACAACACCGCGGCCATCCTTGACCACGCCGCCACCGGCAAAGACAACATCAACGGCATCTACCGCAAGATGCACATCCCCGACGACCCCCTTTACTACGAGAAGTTCTACTTCACCCCCGGCGACCTCGGCTTCAAGTCCCTCACCACCAGCCAGGGCCAGGTCGGAACCCTCGTCTGCTGGGACCAGTGGTACCCCGAAGCCGCCCGCGTCACCAGCCTCAAGGGTGCCGAAGTCCTCTTCTTCCCCACAGCCATTGGCTGGCACCCCTCCGAAAAAGAGGAGTACGGAGCCCCCCAGTACGACGCCTGGCGCACCATGCAGCGCGCCCACGCCATCGCCAACGGAGTCTTCGTCGGAGCCGTCAACCGCGTCGGCCACGAGGGCGGCAATGTCATCCTCGACGGCGTCCTCCACCCCGGCCCCGAAGGTGCCGGCCTCGAGTTCTGGGGAGGCTCCTTCATCGCCGACCCCTTCGGCCGCATCCTCGCCGAAGCCAGCCACACCGAGGAAGCCATCCTCATCGCCGAAGTCGACCCGAAGCTCTCCGAGATCACCCGCCAGCACTGGCCCTTCCTCCGCGACCGCCGCATCGACGCCTACGGCGGCATCACCAGCCGCTTCCTCGACTAA
- a CDS encoding putative quinol monooxygenase, translating to MATFALWVMLEAKAGKEAEVAAFLKSAVPLVEAEPGTVAWYALDLGEGRFGIFDTFDDEDGREAHLSGEVAKALLGKADELLSKPPFINKVGILAEK from the coding sequence ATGGCTACGTTTGCTCTTTGGGTGATGTTGGAAGCTAAGGCTGGTAAGGAAGCGGAGGTGGCTGCGTTCTTGAAGTCGGCGGTGCCGCTAGTGGAGGCGGAGCCGGGAACGGTTGCGTGGTATGCGCTTGATCTTGGCGAGGGACGGTTCGGGATCTTTGACACGTTCGACGATGAAGATGGGCGTGAGGCGCACCTGAGCGGGGAGGTGGCCAAGGCGCTGCTCGGGAAGGCGGATGAGTTGTTGAGCAAGCCGCCGTTCATCAACAAGGTGGGGATTCTGGCGGAAAAGTAG
- the fliS gene encoding flagellar export chaperone FliS has protein sequence MNGSSYQQKALVGATGIELILAAYDGALRFLYRAIQAVEDHDRRERLLAVGRVVDIFMYLQARLRLDIGGAPAAALSDFYAAMFTMTLEASHAESKEKLLEVIDCVRHVRDAWQLASRDPEACRVLPRELRTREERYLPSSITAHEELEPATTTWSA, from the coding sequence ATGAACGGAAGCAGCTACCAGCAGAAGGCGCTCGTCGGAGCCACTGGCATTGAGCTCATTCTCGCCGCCTACGACGGCGCCCTGCGCTTCCTCTACCGGGCCATCCAGGCCGTTGAAGACCACGACCGCCGCGAGCGTCTCCTCGCGGTCGGCCGAGTCGTCGACATCTTCATGTACCTCCAGGCTCGCCTCCGCCTGGATATCGGAGGAGCCCCCGCCGCAGCTCTCTCTGACTTCTACGCCGCCATGTTCACCATGACTCTCGAAGCCTCGCACGCCGAATCGAAGGAAAAACTCCTCGAAGTCATCGACTGTGTTCGCCACGTCCGCGATGCCTGGCAGCTGGCCTCCCGCGACCCCGAAGCCTGCCGCGTCCTCCCCCGCGAACTCCGCACCCGCGAAGAACGCTACCTGCCCTCAAGCATCACCGCTCACGAAGAACTCGAACCCGCCACCACCACCTGGTCGGCCTAG
- a CDS encoding FKBP-type peptidyl-prolyl cis-trans isomerase, whose protein sequence is MKPVAGLLFLAASSAFAQTPAAKPAVSHHSTAAKASTPALVTNPPGAPKVVGLPKTLYSLRYIDTVIGKGDLAVPRKFYTVHYTGWLADGTKFDSSVDRNQPFTFPYGAHRVIPGWDTGFEGMRIGGKRRLFVPYQLAYGEQSVGKIPSKSNLIFDVELLGMSDAPPPPPPAPARPAEPDEKPAEPATSAPKGDAPASTAPAQPSSPSDAPKPATPPPTPQ, encoded by the coding sequence ATGAAGCCTGTTGCTGGACTCCTCTTCCTTGCTGCTTCTTCCGCCTTCGCCCAGACGCCTGCTGCCAAGCCGGCTGTCTCTCATCATTCGACTGCTGCCAAGGCTTCGACGCCGGCGCTTGTGACGAATCCTCCGGGTGCTCCCAAGGTTGTGGGGCTTCCGAAGACACTTTATTCGCTGCGGTATATCGACACGGTGATCGGTAAGGGCGATCTTGCGGTTCCGAGGAAGTTTTATACGGTTCATTACACGGGATGGCTTGCGGATGGAACGAAGTTCGACTCGTCCGTCGACCGCAACCAGCCGTTCACGTTTCCCTATGGCGCGCACCGGGTGATTCCAGGGTGGGATACGGGCTTTGAGGGTATGCGTATTGGGGGGAAGCGGCGGTTGTTCGTGCCTTATCAGCTTGCGTATGGGGAGCAGTCGGTTGGGAAGATTCCTTCGAAGTCGAATCTGATCTTTGATGTGGAGTTGCTTGGGATGTCGGATGCCCCTCCGCCACCTCCTCCTGCTCCGGCGAGGCCGGCGGAACCGGACGAAAAGCCTGCCGAGCCTGCAACGAGTGCGCCGAAAGGGGACGCTCCGGCATCTACTGCTCCAGCGCAGCCGTCTTCGCCTTCGGATGCTCCGAAGCCAGCGACGCCGCCACCTACACCGCAGTAG